In Acanthochromis polyacanthus isolate Apoly-LR-REF ecotype Palm Island chromosome 9, KAUST_Apoly_ChrSc, whole genome shotgun sequence, the DNA window AAAGGGCACAGTTGTGGCTAGAAGTGGAgagaacttaaaaatgtcccCAATGCAGAATAACACAGTAATGATGCCATGAATCATAAAAAGATAGAAATAATAatagttgaatttctttgatcatttattttattaaaatttgaaaaagcctggaatcacctttttttttcaaaccccCACATGTGCAGCCAACCCTCAAAAAActggtgactctacatactatagataatTGCTGcttacattttgaatttgattcaATGCCCGtcttctatctgctctgtgcaaacacagcctgcagttcagcccagcaCACCTGAAAAGTCCCCAAATATTTATTGCCTgtctgttggttgcagctgcaTCATTTGCAGCTGAGTTTAGTAAAATCATTATAATTCTTAGAGGCAGATGAATATAAACACacattgatttgtttttagttAGAGAACCATTTAGTTTGATTTACAGAACCTAGCAGGGGACACAGGGAAGCTCTTTCTATTGTTATCACTATTAGAACTGTAACGCTACAACCTCATGACAAAACTCAACAACAACTACAGTTTTAACTCCAGAACTTGCATTTCCTCATTGTCTGTTACTGTGTATTTCTGATGCAGATTTTTCATGTCTGGGTAAATACATTGGACATATTTTGTGGATTGTGTAGCTTGTGCAGAGGTGCAACATGCATCCTTGCAGTAGTTGTTCCCCGCTGTTAGCCTAATGCCTATCCCACTCTCTCCTGTTGTTGTCCAACCATCATCCAACCATCAAGTCTCCTAGCAAATGGTACTGGAGATTAGTACCTGTAAGTCCATCCATTGTAAAGAACACCTCCTCGACAACCATCCCCCTCTACTACCTCCTCTCCCCTGATCCCACCCTTCACATTTGTCCCTCCGGCTGCCTTGTTTATCATTGCATGTGGCCCTGAACCCTGTCATAGTTTGATCAGACCCCTCCCAGCCCGACCCTCGTCCTCACATAGGGACCATTTTTAACCTACATCCCTCTTAGAAAAGGGATCTCTACATTTAATAGTGTATATTCCAGTAGCATGATCACATGAACACTAGATGCTCTGTTGAAAAGCATATTTGAACCGAATGACCCTGCCTCAgtagtgtctcattttctggTTTGATTTGCCTTTCCTATTGTGTGAACTGTGCCGTGAAAACAGTTTGAATTGGCTGTGAAGGATGTGCCGTATTAAATGATCATACGGCACAGTTTGTTCCTCACAGCCCGACGCACGGACTCAGTCAGACAGCGAGCTCTGCTGCGATCGAACCTTTCATCGTATCTATTGTAAAGATGCAGATGTGGCGAAACTTTAGTGTGTTTATGGGCAAACTGGGGGCGCTGATGCCCTGAAGACACGCAGCATTATTGTCTCCGTGGGTTTTACAGGCCccaagagacaaagaaaatcTACAGGCGGGAAGGATGCACTGACACAGATGATTATTAAACTCTAAATCACATGCATTGTCTGCTACAACACCACACCAGACTGCCACAGTGCCAATGAATTCTCAACAGATGTATGATGGCAGAAAGCATTCATTTGCCAGCATGCATTCTTGCTCCTTAGAGAACTAACCATTCCTCACAACCAGAGAGCAGAATTATGTTACACCTTACAATATAAGGTGTTAATTCTAATTATaggtttgtttctttttttttactgtatgcCACTGTCTGACTATTTGCATGATCAGTTCAATCTGCTTGAAATTCCTCAGATTAACACTTTTACACCTTTTGTACAAGTGTGATTGAACGGTGTATGCAGATGACCGagtgtgttgatgtgtgtgtgtgtcccaatAATCAGAGAGCAAACTGTACATACCCGCCCCGATGACACATATAGGTGATGTCTTTGCGCCGTTGCCATGGTTTCAGGCTCGCTACAGGAGGGAGCATGCCCAGAGGAGCGCTCCGTCGCTCCCCCTGGTGGACAACCTGCTGAAGGACAACACGGACGGCTGCGCCCTTACCGCCCTGCTGCACTTCTACTGCCCACAGGCCGTCAGGCTGGAAGGTGGGGTCCGTTTGCAACCACACCCGCTGTTACTCACCAGCTGCACTTTCTCCAATGCACTaatgccaaaaaacaaacacacaagaccAAAGTCAGTTCAGTTGTACACTGTGGCATACAGTGAGCAAACCATTTTTAGTCTCAGCTGGACAACACAAAGGACTCTGTCTTGTTctgtcactgctgctgtcaTCAGCCATTTGAATGGACTACTTGAAACAAAGAGTGTATTTATCATGCATTTGTCCTCGTCCTctgaggttttcttttttttttcaaattaattcTATTTGGCAGCATTATGCAGAGGGGAAAGTGTTCTCCAGGCAGCAGAGACAAACTCTCATCCAAATCCTAAAGTACGAGTAAAGTGAAGGCCCCGTTTGTGCTTACTGTATTTACTGTAAGTGGTATAAATAAAGGACTATTTCAAGGATGATGACTCAAGAAAAGAGACTGTAAAGGCAGATAGGATTCAGAACAGACATAGAGAACGAGACAAAGCCAAACAAAGGCTTGTTTCCTCTCAGCCTGCCTCCGCAGTCGTTTCTTAAAATGCCCTGAGCCGGGATGTGATTGGTCACGAGGGGGACGTGACGGAGGAGCTAGCTGCTATTTCAAAGATAAACAGCTCTTGTGTCGACACTCTGAGACCCTCAGGATCAAATGCAGTTCACAGGGAGCTCATGCACATGTGAACCAGATGTGGGAGCAAGCTGTGCTTCATTAAGGTTTCTTGCACGGCAGCTTGATTTCCTCTTGAAGGAAAAGAAATTGAAAAGTTCAGACTGACTTTGCTCCAGAGAAATCAGCTGCTGTAACGCTGCGCTGCCTGAGACATCCTACACATGCATGGGCCGTCCTTATGGTAAcgtcaggggaaaaaaatcctgatgaTTAATTTAGAAGGGGTAGAGGACGGTTTGAAAACTTGCGTCATGAGTTGTTCCAAGGGTTTCAAGTGATTCAAATCAGCATACATAAATAGTAGCAGGAAAAGCAGGGTAATTTTCTTCTCatgtgctcttttttttcaaacataaaCTGGGTCTTATCTCTTCCTTGTCTTCCTGTCTGGCCTTTGCCGTTACCCCTcccttgtgtgtttgtgtttgaccCCTCCCCTGGTGGTGCAGATATCTGCCTCAAGGAGACCATGTCTCTAGCTGACAGTCTGTACAACCTCCAGCTGGTGCAGGAGTTTTGCAGGAACAACCTCAACCACTGCTGCCACTTCAGCCTGGAGGATTTGCTCTACGCACATGCATCCGTAAAGGTAGGGACGCCTGAATTCAGATATTGCAGTAAATGTACGTGGAAGGTGTGGAAAATGTTGCTTTCATGATGAGGGTTCAGTTAAAGAAAGGATAAAAAAGTGAGTTTTTTGAGGTAATAGCTGAAGGGGAAGGGTGGGAAAttacaaagaggcaaaaatgagTCATTCAAGGAAAAGTTTTGTAACGAGTGTGAGTCGGCTTGACTCTCACAGGGATtgttattgtgtgtctgtgtctgcacGAATTAGGAACATAAAGAGCATTTTGCTACATTGAACATTGCTTAGCAGCCAGATTATATTTCTATATTTGTCATGACagcctgcgtgtgtgtgttggtgcttTTTGAATATAACGCTCCGCCCCAACCCACTGCCTGCTCAGAcagaggacagattcagcttaGAGGAGATTCACAATCCCGACCCGTCTCTGCCTGCCTCCCTTGTTCTCGTCTCTTCAAATCCCTTCtgttctgatcaaaacaacaacaaaatctgtgaattctacagacaaaacaacaaccagaTTCACTCCATCCTCAGACAGAGATCTCATACTTCACACACGTTTGCTTCTGCTTGATAAAAGTGTGTAACTTTAAGAGCAGCTCTGTGCCATCCGGACGTCAGAGGCAGCTCAGCCAGTGTGGGTAAACAGTATGCGGAGAGTGTGGGTAGAAGCATTCGGATTCAAGTCACGGTCGGAGCTGACTGGGACTTTCCATTCTTCAAAACAACACGAGGAACAGTTTTCACACTTGTGCACTCTTTGCTGTGTTTCTCTCCTTATTTCTCATTCACTATATTGTTTATAGTGTGAGTGCAATGTCTGTGTAGTGGTAAAATAACAGTACATGAAGAACAGTTAAAGACTCACTGGCACATCGCCCATTCACCACAGACTCACTGCCCACAGAATCTTAACCAGTGTTTCTGTATCTGTTCATTTAATGCGTTACATAGAGAGGAATGTTGTCGATGTTATTCAGCAGCTCACTCAGCTCTGCCTGTAAAGATCCATGATGAGTAAGTGCAGTTCAGAGGAGTAGTAATAACAGCTTTGGTTGGTCTTGCTGCCCTTGTTAGAGTTGGAATAAACTGATCAGACCAAGTGGTTTCCTACAGATGAAATCATCAGCCACTCTGTTTGAATGCATTTATCATTGATGGCGGTTTGTCACTCGCTACTTGGTGCATccatctgtgcatgtgtgacatATTTAAACTGAACTCCAGATGgtgttttttggcagttttcGCAGTCTAGGTTTgacattaaataagtcagacaATGAAACATGCACAGATATTCAagtacgtacacacacacacacccctgaGCCAGTTACCTAGCAACAGTTGGCTGGCTGTGACCTCATTGATCTGTCAAAAAGCTGTATAATATGGTGATTGtaagtcatttagcacatttacAGAGACGTTTTAAGAGGAGATAggactgcaaaaaaacaaagattgtGCTAATGATGATGAATAACTATGTGTGTGACTGCAGCATTAACCACTAAGGTGTGTGTGGTCTTGCAGAGTAACTACCTGGTGTTTATGGCAGAGCTTTTCTGGTGGTTTGAAGTGGTTAAACCCTCATTTGTACAGCCCAGAGTGTTCGATCCAAACGGTACAGTACGACTTCACAATAATATTAGCGTGATATTGTTACCTGTGGTGATAATATTTGCTATTTCTGCATGCTAATTATTAAATCTCTAGTAATTACCTCAATGCTGCTGTTGCATACTAACGATATGTTTTCTCCTGCAGCCTGTGAACCTGTATCATCCTGTAGAAATATGGCACCTGTGTCCAGTCCAGTTAAACAGAGCTATGCAGACAGACCCTCCAGCCCAGAGAACATCTCTACTGAAGGTAAATACCTGTTATCAGTGTGGATGCATGTGCTCCCATGCATCTTTTACTATTCTGTTGTGGTCCAAAAAAATATGTTgcgaagacaaaaaacagcgaTCACAAGGGCAGAGGCGTCAAAATGATTGTTTGATCCACTAAAGCTCAAGCagtttttcccatttttgctcctgtcacatttttacccactgtgggcttttttaaagtcctgcatggATGCAACACAGCCATGGCCGCAAGTAAAGAGACAGACTGCAGTGTGACACAGTTATAATACCATAAATTAtacttgaatttctttgattatttgaaaacaaaacttacaggtgttaccaatactggataaaatgtgcaaaaaaaaaaaaaagacattatcacctcacagctgttgttttaaagaGACGTCAGTTAAATATGACGTTTGTCGCAGCTGCATCACCCTTCCATAGTTTTGTTATAAtctttcactgtgttttatGATGGGCAGAACAGTGTTCATGAGAACTTTCAGTAAATATTTGCTTAtaaattaatgcaaaatgtGGCAGAATGAGACAACATACAaatgccatgtttttttttctttttagtacAAAAAGTACGTTTTTTGACACTTTAGAATGAAGTAATTTCAGTGAAACATCACAATGTTCAGCTTAGATTTGATAAATTTCACCAGCAGAATGGTGAATCaaagatgagtagttcaaggagtgttaaaaagtggaaaaatccaacaattctttctgtttcttgctGTAATAAATTGTCACTTTGATGATTTACCAGAGCAGTCAAACCCAGTGGTGGGTTTCCAGGGTTCAGAAGGTTATATAGATACATTTTCTTGCAAATCATAACACAATCATGTTGAACACACTTTTTGCATGATAAAATGTGCAGCTTCTCTTTAAATAACTGCTTCTTAAAGTGGCTACTTGGCCATGAAACATAAACAGTGGAATTTTTTGCATTGAATCCAGAGGCCCCCTAGTGACTGGTTTACAGAGATGCAGCAGCTCTGATGCTCATAAATAATTGTTCAGCACTCTAATTTAATGTTTATCCATTACAATTCAATTATagaatttaaattatttaaaaaatatatctgaCTTGCCATTAGCAGCTAAAAGATCAGCTCTACAGACTACTATGGACAATCTAAGCCTTGTATATTTGCACACAGTAGATCCTGTAGTTCTACTTTATGTAATTATCTaacctctcctcttcctctaccAAACACTCCACTGCTGCATTTGTTATACAGTATTTCATACATCACATGAGCGACTTAAACAAACCACTTTGCATCTCCAATAGGTGTAATGAAGAGATCTACCTCCATGTCCTACGTAGATGGCTGCGTCGGGACATGGcccaaagaaaaacagtgagtACTGCAAGGACATGGCTTCATTGACCTACATTTCTTAAGTGGTTTGTTGTTTCTctattaaacaaaacatttcctCCCCTCTTCCTTCTTCAGGTCCTCCTCTCGGGGAATCTCCTTTGAGATTCCTCTGGACGGAGACCCAACCTTGCCGTCCTGTGAGGCTCCGTCTCTCCGTGGTATGACCCGCTCAGCCAGCAGTGACGGTCTTGGGTTCAAAATTCACTATGCATCCCGAGGAGGGATTAAACGTCACGTGTCCCTCACGCCTGTCAGTGTAAACGGGCAGAGCAGACACATACCCgaggaggatgaggacttcACCTCCCACAAACCCTTGGGGCGGAACAACACATTCTCAGTCAAGAACCAAAGCAGGTACTGCAGACGAATGTGTCAGTAATAGCCAGTGTGAGCTGATTAGTCTCAGTAACAAGAGTGTAAACACTATTTATACAACTGAACCTAAGAAAACTTTAATTCATTGTACTGTAGTAGTGAAGCTGAGAGCGTGACATCTTGTGGGTGAccaacaaacacagtaaaacgtCTTCCTACTGTCCATTGATTTACCTGGATCTCTCCTTAGGTACTCTAATGGAGTCCTACCAGACAGCAACAGCCCCAGccatcaccatggcaaccacaCTGGTCACATCAGCCCTACGACCCCTCCAAGCATTGAAGAGGCTCTGAAGATTATCCACGACACTGAAAGGCCCCACGCTAGCTTGGGTGTCGGGGACGCAGACAATGGCTTCTTTCTCCACGGTGCAGAACCTTCAGACCCACCAGGGGCCCAAGGTCAAGGAGACGACCTTGGCTCGGCTAAGGCACGGCTGAATGACCACGAACCCAACTCTGTATCCACGGATGAAGTGGACACGGGCATCCATGTGCGGACTGATGACATCCAGAGCCTGGATGAGGACTCCTCCTCCCTGAGAGACTATTCAGACATAGACCCAGACTGTGAGGCCATGACCCGGTCGTGTCCTCTGCCTGACAGGCCGGAGAGGGTGAAAAGCAGGGAAGGAGGACACAAAGGGGTCGCCGACGCTGACCCCGCGGGTGAAAGGAGAGACGGAGCTGACAGAAGCAGCCCCTGCCCCAGTTCTGCACCCACAATCCCCAGATCACACACAATGAGTCCGGCTTCATCCTCCGGTGGGTCCACCGGTGGTTTGGTGCGGATGACGAGCTTCGCTGAGCAGAAGTTCAGGAAGTTAGAGGGAAGGAGCAGCGGAGGAACCACACCAGAGAGCTCAGATCTCAATGTGCCATATACACACCCAACAAGAAACAGTCCTTCTCAGGTTTGTGGGTTATTCTGTCACCCATGTTAAGTTGCAGAGGCAGAAATGCAGTTTGAAGTTATGTCTATGTTCCTTGCGCTTGTTTTATTTCTAGATCTCTACACCTCCCCTGCCAATCACATCGCCCTCTCCGATAACTACTTCACCCAGAGACCCCTCCAACCTCATCGCCTCAGAGATGATTCAGCTGAGGATGAAGCTGGAGGAGAAACGTAGAGCCATTGAAGCCCAAAAGAAGAAGGTAAACAGCCGTGCAGCAGGAGAGGTGCCCAGCAGTGCATCTTCAAATATGAGGGTAAACATCGTGCTGCTCTCTTCACATTTCTCAGGTGGAAGCAGCTTTTACTCGGCATCGCCAGAGAATGGGAAGGACTGCCTTTCTCAATGTAGTGAGAAGGAAAGGAGTGACAGCACCCGTCAGCCCCGGCTCAGGAGCCGAGACGCCTTCACCAGAACCTCTCACCTCCTCAAAGGACAACAGCCAGAGCGGCATGGAGCGGGCGGAGAGGTGCAAGCCAGACGGAGCAGCTCCCAAAACCCCCTGTGAAGATGGTGGAGGTGAGCAATCATAACACAGCTCAAACAAAATAGCACTGTTTTCTCATCAATTCAGTATTTTATAtctaaaatttcagaaaattgtaaaatatcCCTGTTATTGTTTGGCAGAGCCCGACTTTGcatcatatttcattttttgtctgtcctGCAGTAGAAAATGATTATTgtttctctccatttttttaATACAGCTTCACCTGCACTTTGAGGTTAGCAAATGTTTGGATGCTAACACGTTACactgataaaataaatgcagaaaacatgACACCTGCTAAACGCTTCAGCAGGTGTCgtgttttctacatttattttatcagtttaGCCTAAACTGGAGTTAGTTCATtagttttgcatatttgtctgACTTAAAGCATCTATGTACCTAAATATAAACTCACAGAGCCTGTAGCAGGGAAGGAAACCAACAGCGGTGAAgagtaactaagtacatttactcaagtactgtagtttaataaaatgttaaagttCTTGTAGTTAcctatttccattttatgctacCTCAAACTAAACTACACTAAATTGCAGAAgaaaatattgtactttctTTAATGAACTTTGAAATGAAGGTTTTACACTATGAATAATAAAGCAGGTCTTTAGAGTACATTAATAAAGGTTAAACCACTGCTTTCCAAtcattttctttgctgttttactAAAAGCAGTGTGTCATTGAGGTCACCTTTCAGATGTCTCTAAGTTGTTAAGAGCTCCACCAAACAGTGATTTTTCTGTCTAAACTACTCACATGGTTTtattcaaataataaaaaaagctcCAACGTCTCACCAGAAATCAAGAATtagagaaaatgttcaaaaactgaaaacagatttgtgtgtCAGAACTTGTTTTtatcttcttctctctctcccattAATCATCTGATGACCCCTCAGGTTTTCCTATAAattagctccacctgcagcagctacaataacacactgatgcttcactatGAATAATTTGCTTACATCATGTTTTTATGTATACTTTAGTTAAAAATCTCACATTACTATTGCTCATGTTTGGGTGTGTAGCAGGAgtaataatggaaaaatgcagtgattattttatgtttatattattCAGCCTTCATTGCCCAGTCATTTAATTTCCATGTAGGAAATGCTCAAAGGTCAGTATCACTCTGCAGCCCAGGGCTTAGGAAATAACCACAAACTAATCTAGTAATTGTTTCAGCACCGAGCCACACAATTAGAAATCCCACAACAGAGACTTTTTCAGAGTGTATATTCTACTGTGCTTGTAGCCATTGTGAATGATTGTGCTCACAGTCATTGAATAACCAACTTGTTTATGTTGGTGGTGATGCAGGTGTAGCCCCTGGAGAGATCGACCTCGCAGAATACACTCGTTCCATCGAGAGGCTGAACACGTCGCTGGGCTTCCTGCAGACGGAGATGCAGCGTTTGGCTCAGCAGCAGGAGAAGATCATGGCCATGAGAGAGCAGCATCAGCAAGCCTGGGTCATACCGCCTCCTGCACCGTCTCCTCACAGGTATCATTTCattcttttaaccctcctgttgtcctcatttaaagccaccaaaacatgttgtttccttgtctggaaaaaaaaatccaaaaattcagcaaaaaaatcccccaaatttctgaaaatttgcaaaaccttcaggaagaaaattccaatagttctttaaaaaaaattcccttaaatgttttatttaaaaaaaatcccccaaatttggcaagaaaattcttgtaaatattttcaaaaaatgagtaaaaatcttccaaaaaaatcctaaaaatatctaaattgattacatgtatatcagtaaaacttctagtattttctttaagaacattcacagaaaaatgaaccaaaatccagcgaaattcgctggattttggttgatttttatatgaatgttcttaaagaaacatttttaacatttgtttttttccgccaaaaatattcaaagatttcccaaaaatgttgaaaaggtggacatcagaagtttcactgtgaaaatatattttttttctacattttcaaactttaaataggtcaattttgacccgcaggaggACACGAGGGTTAACTAATGAGGCCGTTAGAAAATTTTCTTTTCCATCATCCTGTGAACATTTGTACGTATTTCTGGGCGTTCTGTCACACAGGCAGCTCCGTGAGTTGCGTAGCAGCAGCgtaacgggccgaggatcaggCCGAGGCTCCGTGGGGTCCTTATCCCCCATCCTGTCTTCTTCTGGTTCTCCTCGCGCTCCCAATCGTTCCCCTGCTGGCATTAAGCGACGACCGGCCTCCTTCCACGCCAGAACACCCCGGACACCACGTCCAAATGATCTGAAGGTCACCCCCTTCAGCCGGATGCTCAACACCCCCACTTCAGTGGACAGCCTGCCCAGACTGAGGCGCTTCACTCCCAGCCAAACCCAGCTCAGTTCGTTTGCCTACTTGGGCCACGACGCCGGCACTGTAGAAACCACGGACCAAGACACTAAGGACAACACTAAGAACAAAGAAGTGGCAGTGGAGAAGAAGAGTGCTGGCACTCCTCGGCCTCCGACTAAAGAAGCAGCCAAAGAGAAGGAAGACAAAGACGAGAGGAGAGAGACGGAGATGAAGGGAGATGTCAAACAATCAAGGACGTTGGAGGTGTTGTGTCAGCCGGTGTCTGAGATCCAAGGAGCCGCAGGCAGCCGGGTGAAGGAAGAAAGCCAGGACAGGAGAGACCTGGTGGAGGTGCCTCTGTCTGGGCTGAAGCCTCCAGATGGACGAGGTCAGGAGGTACcaggaggggagggagagacaggTGGAGATATTTATGGAGAAGACCAGAAGATGTGCTGTGGATTCTTCTTTAAGGTGAGTTGAGCTACAGAAACTCAATATTTAGAGTGTTTCCCTCAATATTATCTGCACTTAAGCTGGACAAACACACCAGAAGTTGATGAAAAAGTTCTTCTCCTTCTATTATTTTTCAGGTGAACAGAAGCAATCATTCAATATTCAAACACtcaatttatatttatttgagtCTCTTTTCAAACAAAAGTTTCAAACAGGGAGAGACTTTATTCTGAAATTTGactaatgtctgattttcttCTTGTGTTTGGCTTTCAGACTATTGATTGGGCAAATAAAGATGTCACATTTTAGGATATAAAACTGTTAAGGCAGTTGACTGACAAATTAATCATTGCAATCGAAGTTTTTACCCCCACAATGCTTGTAGTAACTTTTATCTGGAAACACAGGctgaaatgttcctgtttttaaCCATATTGgaaatgggttttttttacattacagaaaataagtGTTCCCAAACAGTTATTGCAATGCACTGCAGAAATACATAATGTTGTTTGCAGCTACTCACATTCATTGGGTCAGAATCTGCTGGGAAAAAAGGGCTATTCTTCTTTGATTACACATTATTCTCACTGCTGACCCATTTCTTGAAGTTAGGAATCACTGCAGCAACCACAACTGATGCACATTTCAATACCTTCTCATTAAAAGCCCCGCCTATAGTCTTGTAGACACTACATGCAGGGGGTTGCAACAGAAACAATCTCACACTGTGAGAGTCTGGAACAACATGTGCAGTGTTGAGCCTGTTGAGCCATGAGCTCATTGGAGCTCATATGGGTGAATCTGGGCCAAAAAAATAGCCAGAAACCAAACTCATGGTAGTTCAGTGCACTGTGATTGTAGACTTATACGGTGGTCGGTGTAAGGTACTAAGTGCCGCATTAAACCAGTGTACAATCTACTGAATAAGCATTCAAAATTATCAAATGATAAGGCTGCCAGCTTGTCATGAAGGTAATAAAGGTGTAGACTAAGTGTGTCTTCTGCATAGTCTTAGTCCcagtatttatttgtgtgttcttGTCCATCAAAACTAGGATGATGTGAAAGGGGAGGAGGACATGGCAGCAAAGAAAGCAGCTCTGTTGGAGAAAAGACTGCGAAGGGAGAAGGAGGCTCAGGAGAGGAAGCAACAACAGGAGCTGGACCAGGAGCAGAAGAGGGAGGCTGCCCGGTACGTACAGTGTCCCTGTTTATGGATTTGGCATTAGTCCTCTGAACCCTATGCAGTTTATGGGCAccttttctgctcctgtcacctTTTTACTCACAGTGGGGTCATTTCTGACCACAATATCAAGTCCTGTGCCTCTATGGAAACGACGACCATGGCTAGTAACTTAGCAAGTTAAATTGGcataaaatattttgaaaaaagaaacattttaaatagaaTTTGTTTCATTACTGaattcagaaaaaatgaaaaaaatgtttacaacatCTTTCAGGTGCCTCTGATGTTACTAAAAGTGGAAAAGAAATGGTGGATATACATACCAGAGATATTTTACTcctttgttcatttgtttccatgcacacagcctgcagttcatcccagtTTGGCTGAAAGGCTCAGTATTTTTGCCACATGACTCTCAgatgcagctgagtcactgatggcttctcatttgtgtcaaagaacttgaaatctttaaaaaaaaaaagtggatcCAGACTCTAAcctgtatcactgccaaaatctaatcagctggtccttgtgtcatttcagaccttccctgaaaatttcacccaaatccaTTTAACAGAGAGGCAAACCAACActaatcgtcacataactccacctcTTTGGGAGagtaataaaaacatgtttaggaaatatgacaaatttAATGGCATGTTAAAGATGACTAGTTGAATATctgacaattctttctgtttttacaatttgaaGCTATCATAAATTGTGTAGTTTGGGCAACCTTTTGTAAGATAACATGCCATTCAAACCTGCTGTTAATGTATTTGCAGACATATTGTAGCTTTTGAATCTGCAATCACACAATAATCTTACCTTGGCCCCTGTCTTTAGGTTAAAAGCAGAGGAGGACCAGCAGAAGAAGGATGAGGAGAAGGCGAGGAGAGATTACATCAAGAATGAATATATGAGGAGGAAGCAGCTTAAACTGATGGAGGACATGGACGAAGTCATCAAGCCTCGATCTGGAAGTCTCAAGAAGAAGCCACGGCCAAAGTCCATCCACAGGGACGTCATGGAGTCATCTACTCCACCTGTGAGGAACACAGGTGAGCCCCACGCAAACAACACGTA includes these proteins:
- the camsap2b gene encoding calmodulin-regulated spectrin-associated protein 2 isoform X4, which gives rise to MGDAADDRGMRRTFIVPSIKSFDHYDFTRAKISCSLTWLVAKAFGSDAVPEELVEPFYRDQYNQEHLKPPVACLLQSAELYCRAGSLILRSDAVKPLLGHNAVIQALAQKGLYVTDQDRLVTERDLTSTPIHMSSHLALIDTLMMAYTVEMVSVERVMSCINRYSSAEPSHTDGHIQELPYDTEDAITTWINKVNEHLRDILVEEQKLREASFLESNATAHKARYRREHAQRSAPSLPLVDNLLKDNTDGCALTALLHFYCPQAVRLEDICLKETMSLADSLYNLQLVQEFCRNNLNHCCHFSLEDLLYAHASVKSNYLVFMAELFWWFEVVKPSFVQPRVFDPNACEPVSSCRNMAPVSSPVKQSYADRPSSPENISTEGVMKRSTSMSYVDGCVGTWPKEKQSSSRGISFEIPLDGDPTLPSCEAPSLRGMTRSASSDGLGFKIHYASRGGIKRHVSLTPVSVNGQSRHIPEEDEDFTSHKPLGRNNTFSVKNQSRYSNGVLPDSNSPSHHHGNHTGHISPTTPPSIEEALKIIHDTERPHASLGVGDADNGFFLHGAEPSDPPGAQGQGDDLGSAKARLNDHEPNSVSTDEVDTGIHVRTDDIQSLDEDSSSLRDYSDIDPDCEAMTRSCPLPDRPERVKSREGGHKGVADADPAGERRDGADRSSPCPSSAPTIPRSHTMSPASSSGGSTGGLVRMTSFAEQKFRKLEGRSSGGTTPESSDLNVPYTHPTRNSPSQISTPPLPITSPSPITTSPRDPSNLIASEMIQLRMKLEEKRRAIEAQKKKVEAAFTRHRQRMGRTAFLNVVRRKGVTAPVSPGSGAETPSPEPLTSSKDNSQSGMERAERCKPDGAAPKTPCEDGGGVAPGEIDLAEYTRSIERLNTSLGFLQTEMQRLAQQQEKIMAMREQHQQAWVIPPPAPSPHRQLRELRSSSVTGRGSGRGSVGSLSPILSSSGSPRAPNRSPAGIKRRPASFHARTPRTPRPNDLKVTPFSRMLNTPTSVDSLPRLRRFTPSQTQLSSFAYLGHDAGTVETTDQDTKDNTKNKEVAVEKKSAGTPRPPTKEAAKEKEDKDERRETEMKGDVKQSRTLEVLCQPVSEIQGAAGSRVKEESQDRRDLVEVPLSGLKPPDGRGQEVPGGEGETGGDIYGEDQKMCCGFFFKDDVKGEEDMAAKKAALLEKRLRREKEAQERKQQQELDQEQKREAARLKAEEDQQKKDEEKARRDYIKNEYMRRKQLKLMEDMDEVIKPRSGSLKKKPRPKSIHRDVMESSTPPVRNTGVRPRGFSVSSVSLASLNLADNYRDQADNRKNNRPDSAEGFSSCPSAGSRNGEKDWENDSTTSSTPSNTEYTGPKLYKEPSAKSNKHIIQNALAHCCLAGKVNEGQKNKILDEMEKSEANNFLVLFRDAGCQFRSVYAYCPETEEITKLAGIGPKSVTNKMIDALYKYNSDRKQFSQIPAKTMSASVDAITIASHLWQTKKQGTPKKHPK